A region of the Montipora foliosa isolate CH-2021 chromosome 8, ASM3666993v2, whole genome shotgun sequence genome:
CTCTTCTCTGCTCTTGCACGGGAGTGTCGTATCGTCCGCATACTTTAAGCTGCAGATGGTCCGGTCTCCGATCGCGACTCCTGTCTCAGAGTTTTCTgtataaatgttaaaaagtgAGGGCGATAAAATGCAACCTTGCCTGGTGTCGCGGCCGATGGGGAAGACTTCTGATGATCCGCTCGATGTTCTTCTGACTGTGGCCGCCGTGTGATCCTGGTAGAGGGGGGCAAGGAGTTTTATGACATGCGTTGGGAAGCCCATTCATTCCATGTCTGTCACAAGCATTAATTTTACTTAATAGTGaatagttaataagttagtgatcctgtatatttacatgtaaacttaaattttgcattaaccgtcacttctcaAGTTCTGAAGATGCATGCAGAAGCATGCGAAACGTCAAGTAGAAAATAATTCTGACTACACTCATACGAGACATTCAATGTGAAAAGTTTATTTAGGACGAGTCAGTCAGTcttctgatacaaagagcgtCCTGATATACAGAACGCAGAGCAACTATATATACACAAGATGTGTTACgtcagatacgaaaaaccactaaaaaaatCCACCCATGAGATGTGGCCAAAAGAAAgttgtggaaacgtattcctcatctaatgcagcaacACAATACCCCTAGGAAAGGGCACAACTAACCATTAAGTTACAATACTGCACCAAGGTCCCTGAAGCGAAAATACAATTAAAGGCTAACAATACAATACAGAGGTCAAGAGATCAAGCAAGAGACTGACCGACCTAGAATGACTCAACTTTCCCGCAAAAAGCTTAAATACCCCGGGCTATCCCACGTTGTCTCTCCAACGTGCTGTCAGAATATTAACTTCCAACGAATTCGTTCCCATGTCACTCAACCATTAGAAATTACATATTTCAAatgatgcgtttatatctgatgtttgtcaccgctgtttgtgtgttatttctgataaaataaagaaatgaattgTAATAAATTTCGACACAAAGACAAACACTTTAAAATCGTgtgtttttaggcctaatcactgttAAGCAGAGATCATGATATATTCAGAGTCAAATTTCGAGAGGTTGAAAAACGGACGGAAACTCGACAAGCTAAAAACATTTTGTCTCCACCCGggagcgtttaccatttgtcaacaaaaaccgaaaattccggttggaaattcaaatggtACAGCTCATTAATATTCCTCTTTTCCCGTTTCAACCGAAATGACCGGAAAAATCCTGTACCATTTGTAAACTCCCACTCGACGCGGTTCACTTCGGCCTCTTTTGCCGCCTTTCGACACTGCAGgtgcagccgccattttgatttgtaaTTGTTTTCCACTATCCGCGACAGACTCGATCCTTGCGAAACGCTACGCCGGGATAATCCTGTACCATTACGAGCGTGACTACGAGCGTTCCATTGCAACCTGGTTTTCcgtgcaaatggtaaacgccccAGGgatccgtttctcgaaagtgccgaaactttacgggccgttttcgggtgtcacaattattccttttgtatttcaagaacggagaggatttaagtcgtcaaacctCACAGTCCTTTTTGTCTTttggttaccttaaaaacatgttaaaatatCGGCATTCCAAAATTTACaaatgacttttcgggcccgaaaagttttcgggactttcgagaaacgggccccagttCTCTCCATCCCCGTCTTCAATCTGGTTTCCAGTCTCTCTCGTTtcgcaaaacaaaatggcggccatgttgtctTGGACTTGTCGTAAGATAATAAGAAGCTTTCGCAATTTCGATGAACGTGTCGCGCACAAACTTGGTCTTGTCTGCCCAAGATTACACCTATTACCTGCTTTGTCAGGGAATATAAGTTTGCCTCAATTAAATTCAGACCTGGAAGCTCAAGAGGATGGTTTTCTTTTGATGGCGGTTCCGAAGAAGAGGACATCAGCTTCCAAAAAGAAACTTCGAAATCGACACAAGTGGCCGAAGAATAGATCGGACATAGAGACTTGTGCTGTCTGTGGAAATTtcaagcttgaaaatcatttgTGTGGGTACTGCGTAAAAGACGTTAGAAGAAAAACTAAAGAGTATAGGAAAGAAAGGAACGAGGGTGCTTATCAGTGGCCAATCCCGGAGATACTAAGAAAGTTCAGAACATAAAGAGGAAAGATTACTTGTCTTCAAGGTCAAAATGATGTCTGAAGGATACTAACCACTGTCTGCTCTTACCAACAACTGTACGGAGAACTACCAGCAGTCAGCAACAAAATTGCCTCCCGTAGACTACAACTAGCGGGACACTGTTATCGCCATCCAGAGCTACACATGGTCATCGCGGGAGAGGAAGACCGAGAACTACCTATATTGACACTCTTAAGAAGGATACTGGGGCATTCGAAGCAAGTGAGATTGCTGCACTAATGGCTAATAAGAGGCTGTGGAATGAACTAGTGGTTGCCTGCCTTCGGGCGAccaagtgagtgagtgagtgctCTTACTAGCAATTAAAGTCTTTTTCTCCAATGGATCGATAATGACC
Encoded here:
- the LOC137968905 gene encoding uncharacterized protein, whose amino-acid sequence is MAAMLSWTCRKIIRSFRNFDERVAHKLGLVCPRLHLLPALSGNISLPQLNSDLEAQEDGFLLMAVPKKRTSASKKKLRNRHKWPKNRSDIETCAVCGNFKLENHLCGYCVKDVRRKTKEYRKERNEGAYQWPIPEILRKFRT